A stretch of Brassica rapa cultivar Chiifu-401-42 chromosome A08, CAAS_Brap_v3.01, whole genome shotgun sequence DNA encodes these proteins:
- the LOC117127172 gene encoding LOW QUALITY PROTEIN: probable dual specificity protein kinase YAK1 homolog (The sequence of the model RefSeq protein was modified relative to this genomic sequence to represent the inferred CDS: inserted 2 bases in 1 codon; substituted 1 base at 1 genomic stop codon) translates to MQSNEEFVKFXVGNYVNLVHYTNLEDGSSFLSAVKNSYHKDYDSLQTELHILLKLRGSPTIVTCLGDSLQQGLSNHGNKVHKLQLEYASEGSLIAFMDRYVDRKLQEPLIKHLMHMILEGLVSIHDHGYVHCNIKPDNLLVFPCSSSRQDSXELKISDFGNSLEVGEAYTRQLIPYQTT, encoded by the exons ATGCAGTCAAACGAAGAATTCGTCAAATT TGTTGGAAATTATGTCAATCTCGTCCACTACACTAATCTTGAAGATGGCTCTTCGTTTCTCTCCGCAGTCAAGAACTCATACCACAAAGACTACGACAGTCTCCAAACAGAGTTACATATACTTCTCAAACTCAGGGGAAGTCCCACGATCGTTACATGTTTAGGTGACTCTCTTCAACAAGGTCTCAGCAATCACGGTAACAAAGTCCACAAACTGCAACTCGAGTATGCTTCCGAAGGTAGTTTAATCGCTTTCATGGACCGTTACGTCGACAGAAAGTTGCAGGAACCGTTGATCAAACATCTCATGCACATGATTCTCGAAGGTTTGGTCTCGATTCACGACCATGGTTATGTTCACTGCAACATCAAACCAGACAACTTACTTGTCTTCCCTTGTTCTTCTTCGAGACAAGATTCATAGGAGCTCAAGATTTCTGATTTTGGTAACTCGTTAGAGGTAGGAGAGGCATATACAAGGCAATTGATTCCCTATCAAACAACCTAG